Proteins from one Pithys albifrons albifrons isolate INPA30051 chromosome 2, PitAlb_v1, whole genome shotgun sequence genomic window:
- the RNASEH1 gene encoding ribonuclease H1 produces the protein MLRWLVAVLSPCFAPSAASMFYAVRTGRRTGVYRTWAECQEQVNKFPSASFKKFASEKDAWAFVRGAVPGQPLLSQPQPEPAGAFCLENGSQREELNTLCCSTCKRPYEQSTNEEQVAKRVKHDELFSSYSTPTVSEDKFSYMGDFVVVYTDGCCTGNGRNRARAGIGVYWGPGHPLNTSERLPGRQTNQRAEIHAACKAIEQAKSQNIKKLIIYTDSKFTINGITSWVDNWKTNGWRTSSGGSVINKEDFERLDKLSKDIEIQWMHVPGHAGFQGNEAADRLAREGACKPKC, from the exons ATGCTGCGCTGGCTCGTGGCCGTGCTCAGCCCCTGCTTCGCCCCCAGCGCCGCCTCCATGTTCTACGCGGTGCGCACGGGCCGCCGCACCGGCGTCTACCGCACCTG GGCGGAGTGCCAGGAGCAGGTGAACAAGTTCCCCTCTGCCAGCTTCAAGAAGTTCGCCAGTGAGAAGGACGCCTGGGCCTTCGTGCGCGGCGCAGTGCCGGGGCAGCCGCTGCTGTCGCAGCCCCAGCCCGAGCCCGCAG gGGCATTCTGTCTGGAAAATGGTAGCCAGAGAGAAGAGCTAAATACGTTGTGTTGCAGTACATGCAAAAGGCCATATGAGCAGTCCACAAACGAAGAACAGGTTGCAAAGCGAGTAAAACATGATGAATTATTCTCATCATACTCAACACCAACAGTCAGTGAAGATAAATTTTCATATATGG GTGACTTTGTAGTTGTTTATACAGATGGCTGTTGCACGGGTAATGGACGTAATAGGGCACGTGCTGGAATAGGTGTCTACTGGGGACCAGGCCACCCTTT AAATACCAGTGAAAGACTTCCTGGACGGCAGACTAACCAAAGAGCAGAAATACAT GCAGCCTGCAAAGCGATAGAGCAAGCCAAGAGTCAAAACATCAAGAAACTAATAATCTACACTGATAGCAAGTTCACTATTAATG GTATTACAAGCTGGGTGGACAACTGGAAGACAAATGGCTGGAGAACAAGTTCAGGAGGAAGTGTAATAAATAAAGAAGATTTTGAAAGACTCGATAAGCTATCGAAAGACATAGAAATTCAGTGG ATGCACGTTCCCGGTCATGCTGGCTTCCAAGGAAATGAAGCAGCTGATAGACTAGCAAGAGAAGGAGCTTGTAAACCAAAGTGCTGA
- the ADI1 gene encoding acireductone dioxygenase, translated as MVQAWYMDESQEDQRAPHRQQPNRAVSLEQLRRLGVVYRRLDADNYETDPCLKEIRRAENYSWMDIVTIHKDKLPNYEEKIKTFYEEHLHLDDEIRYILDGSGYFDVRDKDDKWIRISMEKGDMITLPAGIYHRFTLDENNYVKAMRLFVGEPVWTAYNRPADDFPARKQYMKFLANEAQ; from the exons ATGGTGCAGGCCTGGTACATGGATGAGTCCCAGGAGGACCAGCGGGCGCCCCACCGGCAGCAGCCCAACCGCGCCgtcagcctggagcagctgcgCCGCCTCGGCGTCGTGTACCGCCGG TTGGATGCTGATAACTATGAGACTGATCCGTGCCTGAAAGAGATTCGGAGAGCAGAAAATTATTCGTGGATGGACATAGTGACCATACACAAAGACAAACTTCCGAACTACGAGGAGAAG ataaaaacattttatgaagAACATTTACACCTAGACGATGAAATTCGCTACATCTTAGATGGATCTGGCTATTTTGATGTTCGAGACAAGGATGACAAATGGATCCGGATTTCCATGGAAAAAGGAGACATGATAACCCTCCCTGCTGGCATTTATCACCGATTTACACTGGATGAGAAC AATTATGTGAAGGCAATGAGGCTGTTTGTTGGAGAACCCGTCTGGACAGCGTACAACAGGCCAGCTGATGATTTTCCTGCTCGGAAACAGTATATGAAGTTTTTGGCTAATGAAGCACAATAA